TCCCGTCGGGGCCGCCGACCGTGTCGAGGACCAGGGACCGGCCGTCCTCCAGGTCGTCGCGGGACAGGAAGCGCATGCCGTGGCCCCCTGCCGAGCGGTCCGGCTTGACCACGACCCGCTCGACGTCCCGCAGGAGGTCGCGGACCACCCCCTCCGTGCCGGAGCGTCGGCACACCCGCCCGAACGGCAGCCGCATGCCCAGCCGTTCGGCCGTCGCACGGAAGCCGGCCTTGGTGTTCAGCAGCATGGTCGTCTCCAGCGCGTCCGCCGCGGCCTCGACCGTCGGGTACGGGTGGACGGCGAGGCCGAGGTCCCGGGCGAAGGCGATCGCCGACGCGTCCAGCGCCGTCGGCAGCAGTGCCGCACCCCGGTCACCGGCGAGAGCCCGGACGCGCTCCGTCAGCCCGGCCTCGCGCACCGCCCGCGCCAGGGGGACGGCGCCGGCCGGCGGGACGGTGACGACCGCGACCGTCTCCGGGGGCACCCCGGTCAGGTCGTACACGTACCGCAGGAACTCCGGACTCAGGGGCACGGGCGTGACCAGCACGTCCCCGGGCCGCAGCAGCCAGGCCTTGCGCGGGGCCTGCTCGGCCCACCGCGTGAGCACCTGCCCCTCGTCGAGGTCCACCGCCAGGTCCGAGAGGAAGTTGGCGAAGACGACGAACGGGCCCGTTTCACTCACCGCTGCTCCTCTGGTCGCTGCCGCGCCGCCGTCGCGCCCCCGGCGGCACACGCTCGGTGAACGGGGGCGGGTATCGGCGGGAACGGTCGCTCCAGGTTAGCTCCGCGGGCAGCGGAGCCGGTGCGCACGCGG
Above is a window of Streptomyces subrutilus DNA encoding:
- a CDS encoding peptide ligase PGM1-related protein — its product is MSETGPFVVFANFLSDLAVDLDEGQVLTRWAEQAPRKAWLLRPGDVLVTPVPLSPEFLRYVYDLTGVPPETVAVVTVPPAGAVPLARAVREAGLTERVRALAGDRGAALLPTALDASAIAFARDLGLAVHPYPTVEAAADALETTMLLNTKAGFRATAERLGMRLPFGRVCRRSGTEGVVRDLLRDVERVVVKPDRSAGGHGMRFLSRDDLEDGRSLVLDTVGGPDGTWVVEECLDVAESVSIQLETTASGGTRALFSGAMRTVGGSFTGYASPLPASCAHVAGELEQWGTALGRHLADHGYAGPYGLDALVDAEGVPYASESNIRRTATTTPHAMVARLTAGRPGPAPAWSVAKGWSRSPFGFDEALHRLREHRLAFDPALGEGVILYADTPPDGRSWRYAVTAGTAEDLAQREAALGVAFAFEGR